One Methylophilus sp. TWE2 DNA segment encodes these proteins:
- a CDS encoding PepSY domain-containing protein, whose amino-acid sequence MRSSLLLVHRWLGLASALFLLLTGLTGAIISWDHELDELLNPAWMHSESHGAHQSTLALAKQVAERYPQVQVSSIPLHVEEGHTLAIGVRPLPNPPDGMPPVKFNQVFIDPVTGEELGKREWGAVWPIDRTNAVSFLYKLHYSLHLPEMWGIDRWGIWLMGGVAIIWLIDSFVGFYLTFPKSTRRTQTKLHKAPSIHASNQATFWQRWWPAWKMRWNSSHHKRYFDMHRAFGLWTWVLLIILAFSAFALNLRREVFMPVMQSAFTLTPTPSDLRPRLPVPQQLPPKMDYEQILNVALEDARAQGWQEPAGRISYSAAFQLFNVDFYYPDADHGVAGAGHKRLYYDGLDGHYIGKRIPWEGTAGDVIVQAQFPLHSGRILGMPGRILISVMGLVVAMLSVTGVYLWLKKRRARKVSFTIVQQQVTAHDRLAERSFN is encoded by the coding sequence TTGCGTTCGTCCTTATTATTGGTGCATCGTTGGTTAGGCCTGGCTAGCGCACTGTTCCTATTGCTTACGGGTCTCACTGGTGCCATCATTTCTTGGGATCACGAGCTGGATGAGTTACTGAATCCAGCCTGGATGCATAGCGAATCTCATGGCGCGCATCAATCAACATTGGCGCTTGCAAAACAGGTCGCAGAACGCTATCCACAGGTCCAGGTGAGCTCGATTCCTCTCCATGTTGAAGAGGGACATACGCTGGCCATTGGCGTTAGGCCATTACCCAATCCACCGGATGGTATGCCACCTGTCAAGTTTAACCAGGTGTTTATCGACCCCGTCACCGGCGAGGAGCTTGGAAAGCGCGAGTGGGGAGCAGTTTGGCCTATAGATCGTACCAATGCCGTTTCTTTCCTCTACAAGCTGCACTACAGTTTGCATCTACCAGAAATGTGGGGCATTGATCGCTGGGGCATCTGGCTGATGGGTGGCGTGGCGATCATTTGGCTGATTGATAGCTTTGTCGGTTTTTACCTGACATTTCCCAAGTCCACCAGAAGAACACAAACAAAGTTGCATAAAGCGCCGTCCATACATGCGAGTAATCAGGCCACATTTTGGCAGCGTTGGTGGCCAGCATGGAAAATGCGTTGGAACAGTAGCCATCACAAACGCTATTTTGATATGCACCGTGCCTTTGGTTTGTGGACTTGGGTGTTGCTGATTATCCTGGCGTTTTCAGCTTTTGCCCTGAATCTGCGTCGTGAGGTGTTTATGCCGGTCATGCAATCTGCATTTACGCTGACGCCGACACCATCCGATTTGCGTCCACGCTTGCCTGTGCCGCAACAATTGCCACCGAAAATGGATTATGAGCAGATTCTCAATGTGGCGCTGGAGGATGCGCGAGCCCAAGGTTGGCAGGAGCCTGCCGGACGAATCTCATACAGTGCAGCTTTTCAGCTGTTTAATGTGGACTTTTATTACCCGGATGCCGATCATGGTGTGGCGGGTGCTGGTCATAAACGGTTGTATTACGACGGGCTCGACGGACATTACATCGGTAAACGTATTCCTTGGGAAGGCACCGCAGGAGATGTGATCGTGCAGGCACAGTTCCCATTGCATTCAGGCCGCATTCTAGGTATGCCAGGACGAATCCTGATCTCTGTGATGGGCTTGGTGGTCGCAATGCTGTCAGTGACAGGTGTATACCTGTGGCTAAAAAAACGCAGAGCCAGAAAGGTATCGTTCACTATTGTTCAGCAACAGGTCACAGCTCATGATCGCCTGGCAGAGCGCAGCTTCAATTAA
- a CDS encoding TonB-dependent siderophore receptor — MKFIPNKLSLAVLCTFSLSHAFAEDLQKADSEVETLDEVKVNASADANAKGLMKPYAGGQVAKGGRVGVLGNKDAMDTPFSINAYTNELIQNQQARSVGDVLLNDPSVRVARGFGNFQESYFIRGYILNSDSVAYNGLYGILPRQYIAAELFERVEVLRGASAFLNGASPNGDGIGGSISLLPKRAPNDPLNLVSAGWSSGNQQFFSADVARRFGPGDRAGVRLNVSRRDGGTAIDKEDAELDLVSVAFDWRGDDVRLSADAGYQDNKLKQTRTNVTLSATSANITAVPGAPSSDKNWAQPWSYSNERDVFGTIRAEWDINRKVTAFAALGARHTHEANSLANLTLTNSTTGAGTQSRFDNIREESVLTGEAGLKGVFQTGSVEHDWVLSTTSYSTLRKIDFAFQNTLNTNLYNPVYYAQPAFTGANAAAFDLYVNYEANLQSTAIGDTVSFFDKKLLMTAGLRHQNLKYLNKGATGLVTSQYDESKVSPIFGVVVKPWDGVSLYANYIEALAQGDTAPATANGLPVANAGQVLAPFVSKQKEVGAKFDFGKVRLTTAYFTTEKPRGITNAAQQFANSGSEDHQGIELMTYGEVMPGLRLLGGVTWLHTEQKDTNNAATEGKQTIGVPDKQANFGVEWDVIGLSGVTLDARVISTDSMYANASNSLQVPGWTRFDLGARYVTDIKGKLLTVRGRIDNVADRDYWASSGGFPNNGYLVMGAPRTVTISAQLDF, encoded by the coding sequence ATGAAATTCATTCCGAACAAACTTTCGCTTGCTGTTCTATGTACTTTTTCGTTGAGCCATGCGTTCGCAGAGGATCTGCAAAAAGCTGATTCCGAGGTTGAAACGCTGGATGAAGTTAAGGTGAATGCATCAGCTGATGCTAACGCCAAAGGTCTGATGAAGCCTTATGCAGGTGGGCAAGTTGCCAAAGGTGGACGCGTTGGGGTGCTTGGCAATAAAGATGCCATGGATACACCCTTCTCGATCAATGCTTATACCAATGAGTTAATTCAGAACCAGCAGGCAAGAAGTGTCGGCGATGTGTTATTGAATGATCCTTCGGTACGTGTGGCGCGCGGGTTTGGTAATTTCCAGGAGTCTTACTTTATTCGCGGCTACATTTTGAACTCGGACAGTGTGGCTTATAACGGTTTATACGGCATTTTGCCACGACAGTATATTGCTGCCGAACTGTTTGAACGCGTCGAAGTTCTACGTGGGGCATCAGCATTTTTAAATGGCGCAAGCCCAAATGGTGATGGTATTGGTGGTTCTATTTCATTATTGCCCAAGCGTGCACCCAATGACCCATTAAACCTCGTTTCAGCAGGGTGGAGCTCAGGTAATCAGCAGTTCTTCTCAGCGGATGTAGCTAGACGGTTTGGTCCAGGTGACCGTGCGGGTGTTAGGTTGAATGTTTCCAGGCGTGATGGCGGCACTGCAATTGATAAGGAGGATGCTGAGCTTGACCTGGTCTCTGTGGCGTTTGACTGGCGTGGAGATGACGTACGTTTGTCTGCTGATGCAGGTTATCAGGATAACAAGCTTAAGCAAACAAGAACCAACGTGACCCTGAGTGCGACCAGCGCGAATATCACCGCTGTACCGGGTGCGCCTTCCAGCGATAAAAACTGGGCACAGCCATGGTCATATTCCAATGAGCGTGATGTTTTCGGCACCATACGTGCCGAATGGGATATTAATCGTAAAGTCACCGCTTTTGCGGCATTGGGTGCGCGACATACGCATGAGGCAAACTCACTTGCCAATCTCACGCTGACCAACTCCACGACAGGCGCGGGTACGCAATCCAGATTCGATAACATCAGGGAAGAGTCAGTGCTCACCGGTGAGGCTGGCTTGAAAGGCGTGTTCCAAACTGGTTCTGTCGAACATGACTGGGTACTTTCTACCACCAGCTATTCCACATTGCGAAAGATAGATTTTGCTTTTCAAAATACATTGAATACCAATCTTTATAACCCTGTTTATTATGCGCAACCTGCATTCACAGGTGCAAATGCTGCTGCATTTGATCTTTACGTTAACTATGAGGCAAACCTGCAAAGCACTGCAATTGGCGATACGGTCTCATTCTTTGATAAAAAATTATTGATGACTGCAGGCCTGCGGCACCAGAATTTGAAATATTTGAATAAAGGGGCAACCGGACTTGTCACCAGCCAGTATGATGAAAGCAAAGTCAGTCCGATCTTTGGCGTGGTCGTCAAGCCGTGGGATGGCGTTTCTTTATATGCCAATTACATTGAAGCTCTGGCACAAGGTGACACTGCCCCAGCGACCGCAAACGGATTACCCGTAGCAAATGCAGGGCAGGTCCTTGCCCCGTTTGTCTCTAAACAAAAAGAGGTTGGTGCCAAGTTTGATTTTGGCAAGGTAAGACTCACAACGGCCTATTTCACTACAGAGAAACCTCGAGGTATCACAAATGCAGCACAGCAGTTTGCAAACTCTGGGAGCGAGGATCACCAGGGCATAGAGTTGATGACCTACGGTGAAGTGATGCCAGGTCTGCGCTTACTTGGTGGAGTGACCTGGTTGCATACTGAGCAGAAAGACACCAACAATGCTGCTACAGAAGGTAAGCAGACGATTGGCGTGCCTGATAAACAAGCGAATTTTGGTGTTGAGTGGGATGTCATTGGACTGTCTGGAGTGACGCTGGATGCTCGCGTGATTTCTACAGACAGTATGTACGCTAATGCAAGCAACTCACTTCAGGTTCCGGGTTGGACACGCTTTGACCTTGGTGCAAGATACGTCACAGACATCAAAGGTAAACTGCTCACTGTACGTGGTCGGATCGATAACGTGGCAGATCGAGATTACTGGGCCTCCAGCGGCGGATTTCCGAATAATGGCTATCTGGTCATGGGTGCACCACGCACTGTTACAATCAGTGCTCAACTTGATTTTTAA
- a CDS encoding TonB-dependent siderophore receptor — protein MCSFRIPAIPLALMLAFPSVSIGAEQSAKTETDTLPEVSVSAKKNSKKDKFITQDRATAVGKSPVSVQDMPQSVTVVDVDQAREMGALNIQDALTYTSGAYSGRFGFDTRGDWVSVRGFTPSIFLDGIRTLYGSYNNTRMDIYTLESIEVLKGPSSSLFGQSDLGGIVNAVTKRPKKEASREVNMQYGMYDRKQIGVDFTGPITEDGEWLYRFVALKRDSGTQVDHVNDDAVLFMPSITWQPSDKTSITLQYLHHEVDTVVSSQFLPSKGTIQSAPLGRISSSTFVGEPGWDRYDMKRDELSLFVDQALTSQIKLIANVRKTNSSSETREHWARVGAIPDDAGNIDRTIHTADRSTHVFAADTRLQGDFKLGETKHLVSLGMDYQDALWTESNYASTTSAFGINLYNPVYGNVDYSKLVGAERDNNKIVQTGFYLSDHIEWGAWIVSGAIRRDHATNTLLRFNNAQPDVDSRNSATTGRLGLMYRFQNGISPYINYSEAFVPNLGTDGAGGVLKATEGEQREAGIKYLSSTGDTSVNFAWFDIEQTNRVVQGSTPGGVEQTGAVTQGWEIDARQRFGKLDLLANYTHMSAINDATKFRLSSIAEKFGSAWAQYRFNDHWRAGIGTRYIGDVVGGTSNLPEVPSVTLFDAMVGFSYGPWDIRATVRNIADKEYVSWCRGLNQDCGYGERQNAVLSANYKF, from the coding sequence ATGTGCTCGTTTCGTATTCCTGCGATACCGCTGGCATTAATGCTGGCTTTCCCATCCGTGTCGATTGGCGCGGAACAATCCGCTAAAACGGAAACTGATACCTTGCCGGAGGTTTCTGTTAGCGCCAAGAAAAATAGTAAAAAAGACAAATTTATTACGCAAGACCGTGCGACTGCTGTGGGTAAAAGCCCGGTCTCGGTTCAAGATATGCCGCAATCTGTCACGGTGGTGGATGTTGATCAAGCGCGTGAAATGGGTGCCCTCAATATTCAGGATGCTTTGACTTATACCTCAGGTGCATATTCAGGCCGTTTTGGTTTTGATACTAGAGGTGACTGGGTTTCAGTGCGTGGTTTTACACCCTCTATTTTTCTAGATGGTATTCGTACTTTGTATGGCTCTTACAACAACACACGTATGGATATCTATACGCTTGAGAGCATAGAGGTTCTTAAGGGACCATCATCCTCTTTGTTTGGTCAATCTGATTTGGGCGGGATCGTGAATGCAGTGACCAAACGCCCGAAAAAAGAAGCCTCTCGCGAAGTTAACATGCAATACGGCATGTACGACCGCAAGCAAATTGGCGTTGATTTTACCGGACCCATTACTGAAGATGGCGAATGGCTATATCGTTTTGTTGCATTAAAGCGTGACAGTGGTACGCAGGTGGACCATGTTAATGATGATGCCGTCTTGTTTATGCCATCCATTACTTGGCAACCAAGCGACAAAACCAGCATTACTCTGCAATACCTTCATCATGAGGTAGATACTGTTGTTTCTTCCCAGTTTCTGCCTTCTAAAGGGACTATACAATCAGCGCCACTTGGCAGGATATCGAGTAGTACTTTCGTAGGCGAGCCTGGTTGGGATCGCTATGACATGAAAAGAGATGAGCTTTCACTGTTTGTAGATCAGGCGTTGACGAGCCAAATTAAACTGATTGCGAATGTCAGAAAAACCAACTCAAGTAGTGAAACTCGCGAGCACTGGGCACGTGTTGGTGCAATACCAGATGATGCTGGAAATATAGATAGAACAATTCATACTGCAGATCGTAGCACCCATGTGTTTGCTGCTGATACTCGCTTACAGGGTGATTTTAAACTGGGTGAAACGAAACATTTGGTCTCGCTTGGCATGGATTATCAAGATGCACTATGGACAGAAAGCAATTATGCCTCTACCACCTCTGCTTTTGGTATCAATTTATATAATCCAGTGTATGGCAATGTTGATTACTCAAAATTGGTAGGCGCTGAGCGCGATAACAACAAAATCGTTCAAACAGGTTTTTACCTCTCAGACCACATTGAGTGGGGGGCATGGATAGTCTCAGGGGCCATCAGACGCGACCATGCCACGAATACTTTGTTGCGATTCAATAACGCTCAGCCCGATGTCGACTCAAGAAATTCAGCAACGACTGGACGCCTGGGTCTGATGTACCGTTTTCAAAACGGTATTTCACCTTACATTAATTACTCCGAAGCATTTGTTCCTAATTTGGGAACAGATGGAGCAGGGGGCGTACTCAAAGCGACTGAAGGTGAGCAACGAGAGGCAGGTATCAAATACTTGTCTAGTACTGGGGATACTTCAGTGAATTTTGCTTGGTTCGATATAGAGCAAACCAATCGCGTTGTTCAGGGAAGCACACCTGGTGGGGTTGAGCAAACAGGAGCTGTTACTCAAGGATGGGAGATCGATGCACGCCAACGTTTTGGCAAGCTTGATTTGCTAGCAAACTATACGCATATGAGCGCTATTAATGACGCGACAAAATTCCGTTTAAGTTCAATTGCTGAAAAATTTGGTTCGGCATGGGCGCAATATCGATTTAATGATCACTGGCGAGCAGGCATTGGGACAAGATATATTGGGGATGTCGTAGGTGGAACGTCGAACCTGCCCGAAGTGCCCTCAGTGACGCTATTTGACGCAATGGTTGGATTTAGTTATGGCCCTTGGGACATTCGTGCGACTGTGAGAAATATCGCAGACAAAGAATATGTTTCTTGGTGTCGAGGGTTGAATCAGGACTGCGGTTATGGCGAGCGACAAAACGCCGTGCTTTCTGCCAATTACAAGTTCTAA
- a CDS encoding TonB-dependent siderophore receptor, whose protein sequence is MLAMPYLGYAEDSGRKEEVESLPEVKVTSKIEKNQPSEKTKSYTVNSTSTATRLNTSIRETPQSISVITREQLDDFRVLTVNDALSYATGIKVEQFETDRTEYTSRGFNITNFQIDGLSTPISFSGTNYGDLDIALYDRIEVLRGANGLLTGPGNPSATINFIRKRTTRDFQAKANASLGSWDNRRLDADISGSLNDDGSVRARLVAAHQEKNSYLDRYSSKRDVVYGILEADLTDNTSVAIGHTYQRNDANGNMFGGLNLLYSDGSKRSYNVSDSTAPSWSERNVDTNISFAEVTHYFNNEWKIKGQLTQKAVTSAGPHDYVSGSENRITGLGLSTNPFFYTFKTQDYVADIYANGPFELAGRKHEMVAGVTMSRTSMKEFSRSVAGVPLTSFDAAGDVPYPAFGAESKSSDYSTRTTNIYTAAKLNPADGLKVTVGGSLLSYKLDGDAYGVAQKANEDNKFTPYIGAIYDLSKEHSLYASYTGIYRPQVETGASGSVLAPLKGKNYELGVKSEWLNKALNSSFALFKTEQENQALAIGQTAQRTIYEGIEATSKGYEFDVSGAVNDHLSLNAGYTRLMSIEGQGGTSANTFTPRHMAHLTAVYKVPFAQNLKVGASVNWQSEIYVDIGTVRYEQDSYAVLNLMANYKIDNHWDAALNLYNVTDEKYLSSFRYSAFGQAYYAAPFNGVATLTWKY, encoded by the coding sequence ATGCTTGCTATGCCTTATTTGGGATATGCAGAGGATTCAGGGCGAAAAGAAGAGGTAGAGTCTTTACCTGAGGTGAAAGTCACCTCCAAAATAGAAAAGAATCAGCCTTCAGAAAAAACGAAGTCTTACACGGTTAACTCTACCTCAACCGCGACGCGTTTAAATACAAGTATCCGCGAAACACCTCAATCTATCTCCGTCATTACACGTGAGCAGTTGGATGATTTTCGGGTCTTGACCGTCAATGATGCACTGTCTTACGCAACGGGTATTAAAGTCGAGCAGTTTGAGACAGACCGGACTGAGTATACTTCACGTGGCTTTAACATCACTAACTTTCAGATAGATGGACTGAGCACGCCGATTAGCTTTAGTGGGACAAACTACGGAGATCTGGATATTGCGCTGTATGACCGTATAGAGGTCCTACGAGGAGCCAATGGACTATTAACAGGCCCTGGCAATCCATCTGCAACCATCAATTTTATTCGTAAGCGTACAACCAGAGACTTTCAGGCAAAAGCCAACGCCTCCCTTGGTTCTTGGGATAACCGGCGACTGGATGCAGATATTTCTGGATCGCTGAATGACGACGGTAGTGTGCGTGCCCGCCTAGTCGCAGCGCATCAAGAGAAAAACTCTTACCTTGATCGTTACAGTAGTAAAAGAGATGTTGTATACGGCATTTTAGAAGCAGACCTTACCGATAACACCAGTGTCGCGATTGGTCATACTTATCAAAGAAACGACGCTAACGGTAATATGTTTGGCGGGTTGAACTTGCTATATTCCGACGGCAGCAAACGCTCTTACAACGTGTCTGATTCGACCGCGCCGAGTTGGAGTGAGCGTAATGTAGACACGAATATCAGCTTTGCTGAGGTAACACATTATTTTAATAATGAGTGGAAGATTAAAGGCCAGCTCACACAAAAAGCAGTGACTTCTGCCGGACCTCATGATTATGTTTCTGGCAGTGAAAACCGGATCACTGGCTTAGGCCTAAGTACTAATCCTTTCTTTTATACATTCAAGACGCAGGATTATGTGGCGGATATTTATGCCAATGGGCCATTTGAGTTGGCAGGCCGCAAGCATGAGATGGTCGCCGGTGTCACGATGAGCCGAACCAGTATGAAGGAATTCTCTCGAAGTGTGGCGGGTGTGCCTCTCACCAGCTTTGATGCGGCAGGGGATGTCCCTTATCCTGCGTTCGGTGCCGAAAGTAAGAGTTCTGATTATTCAACCAGAACTACCAATATTTACACCGCCGCCAAATTAAATCCGGCGGATGGTTTAAAAGTGACGGTGGGCGGCAGTTTGTTAAGCTACAAATTGGATGGGGATGCATATGGTGTTGCTCAAAAGGCCAATGAAGATAACAAATTTACGCCGTATATAGGTGCGATCTACGACTTGAGTAAAGAACATTCGCTATATGCCAGTTACACAGGTATTTACAGGCCACAGGTTGAAACAGGTGCTAGTGGTTCGGTGCTTGCGCCATTAAAAGGTAAAAATTATGAGTTGGGTGTTAAAAGTGAGTGGCTTAATAAAGCTTTGAATAGCTCATTTGCACTGTTTAAAACCGAGCAGGAAAATCAGGCTTTGGCCATTGGCCAAACTGCTCAACGCACAATTTATGAGGGGATTGAAGCGACGAGCAAGGGCTACGAGTTTGATGTGTCTGGTGCTGTGAATGATCATTTAAGCTTGAATGCAGGTTATACGCGCTTAATGAGCATTGAAGGACAAGGCGGAACTAGTGCAAACACATTTACGCCTAGACACATGGCACATTTAACGGCTGTCTACAAAGTGCCATTTGCCCAGAATCTAAAAGTCGGGGCAAGCGTTAATTGGCAGAGCGAGATTTATGTCGATATTGGCACCGTGCGCTATGAGCAGGACAGTTACGCCGTTTTAAACCTGATGGCTAATTATAAGATTGACAACCACTGGGATGCTGCTCTCAATTTATATAACGTGACAGATGAAAAATACTTGTCGAGCTTTAGATACTCTGCTTTTGGACAAGCCTACTACGCAGCGCCATTTAATGGCGTGGCTACACTTACATGGAAATATTGA
- a CDS encoding ABC transporter ATP-binding protein, which produces MTALHATSGLLALDRVTVLLGKREFGPFTLSIRPGEQVAILGPSGAGKSTLLKLLARELAPAAGQAHFDQRLLADWSLADLSRRRAILPQSHEVAFGLPVELVIGLGRVARNYDPYLNSIVQQAAEHACAEHLLGRRFDTLSGGEKARVHMARVFAQLWDVEQGLLLVDEPLTALDPGLQFELMDAINTFASKRGHAILAILHDINQALQSFDRQIFIKHGAMVGDYQTSHVTLPLLEALYGVRLTSAMTEEGEMIVAPSLKKRMVANVVL; this is translated from the coding sequence ATGACTGCCTTGCATGCCACTTCCGGACTGCTGGCACTTGACCGTGTCACAGTATTACTGGGCAAACGCGAGTTTGGCCCGTTCACGCTTTCCATTCGTCCTGGTGAGCAAGTGGCAATTCTTGGGCCGAGTGGGGCCGGTAAATCTACCTTGCTCAAACTGCTGGCCCGTGAGTTGGCCCCTGCCGCTGGGCAAGCACATTTTGATCAACGTCTTCTGGCTGATTGGTCGCTGGCTGACTTAAGCCGCCGCCGTGCCATCTTGCCGCAGTCCCATGAGGTTGCGTTTGGACTGCCAGTTGAGCTTGTCATCGGCCTTGGCCGCGTGGCGCGCAACTATGACCCGTATTTAAACAGCATCGTGCAACAGGCAGCCGAACACGCCTGCGCTGAGCATTTATTGGGGCGTCGGTTTGATACCTTATCTGGTGGTGAAAAAGCGCGTGTACACATGGCAAGAGTGTTTGCGCAACTGTGGGATGTAGAGCAGGGTCTGCTACTAGTAGACGAACCTCTGACCGCGCTTGATCCTGGATTGCAGTTTGAGTTGATGGATGCGATCAATACCTTTGCCTCCAAACGGGGGCATGCCATTCTGGCTATCCTGCATGACATTAACCAGGCCTTGCAAAGCTTTGATCGCCAGATATTCATCAAGCACGGCGCCATGGTGGGGGATTATCAAACATCACATGTCACGCTTCCGCTGCTGGAAGCGCTATATGGGGTAAGGCTAACGAGTGCCATGACTGAAGAAGGCGAAATGATTGTTGCGCCTAGCTTGAAGAAACGAATGGTAGCCAACGTAGTGCTTTGA
- a CDS encoding iron ABC transporter permease, with protein sequence MTSFISQLSRRTITDWGLPQWFASKPAWLLSLILISGVWAAATMGAVPVTWHDWLAVLQNSDEPLSGGAYVLWHLRLPRILFAVLIGAALALSGALAQGLFRNPLADPGLLGVTSGAACAAALTIVLLASSGIEIPTALRYWLLPATAFAGAVAVCFILDSVARWLTADSIAGLLLTGIALNALAAAVIGLCTYLATDEQLRTLSFWTLGSLAGANWAVACVLLITLVLAVWALRQLTHAMNALALGEAAAAHVGVNVRALRMRVIMLVAVLCGFAVAWCGMIGFIGLVAPHIVRLLVGPDQRRLAPLAMLVGAILLLLADTAARTVAIPAEIPVGIFTALLGAPFFLVLLARMRKGV encoded by the coding sequence ATGACGTCATTTATCTCGCAGTTATCACGTAGAACCATAACCGACTGGGGATTGCCACAGTGGTTTGCCAGCAAGCCTGCATGGCTACTTTCACTGATACTGATATCAGGCGTATGGGCTGCTGCCACCATGGGAGCCGTGCCCGTCACCTGGCATGATTGGTTGGCCGTGCTGCAAAACAGTGATGAGCCGCTATCGGGCGGGGCGTATGTCTTGTGGCATTTGCGTCTGCCGCGTATCTTGTTTGCGGTGCTGATAGGCGCAGCATTGGCACTTTCAGGCGCGCTGGCGCAGGGCTTGTTTCGCAATCCGCTGGCCGATCCGGGCCTGCTCGGCGTGACCAGTGGTGCCGCCTGTGCGGCAGCCCTCACCATCGTGCTGCTTGCCAGTAGTGGCATAGAAATCCCGACCGCTTTACGCTACTGGCTGTTGCCAGCGACCGCTTTTGCTGGTGCGGTTGCTGTCTGTTTTATTCTTGATAGCGTCGCGCGCTGGCTCACGGCTGACTCTATCGCTGGCCTGTTGCTGACGGGTATCGCACTCAATGCACTTGCGGCAGCCGTGATCGGCTTATGTACCTATCTGGCCACAGACGAGCAATTGCGGACTTTGTCGTTCTGGACACTGGGTTCACTGGCTGGTGCCAATTGGGCAGTGGCTTGTGTGTTGCTGATCACACTCGTGCTGGCAGTGTGGGCACTACGACAGCTCACACATGCCATGAATGCCCTTGCCCTCGGTGAAGCGGCGGCTGCACATGTGGGCGTGAATGTTCGTGCACTGCGGATGCGTGTGATTATGCTGGTCGCAGTATTGTGCGGTTTCGCGGTTGCGTGGTGCGGCATGATCGGGTTTATTGGCCTGGTGGCGCCGCATATCGTGCGCCTGCTGGTTGGGCCCGACCAACGCCGATTGGCACCCCTGGCCATGCTGGTGGGAGCTATTTTACTGCTACTGGCAGATACTGCTGCCAGGACGGTGGCGATTCCTGCCGAAATCCCGGTGGGTATTTTTACTGCCTTGCTAGGTGCGCCATTTTTCCTGGTATTGCTGGCCAGAATGCGTAAAGGCGTTTAA
- a CDS encoding hemin ABC transporter substrate-binding protein, producing MFDLFNEQNEGMPQSRRHFLNQIGAAFAIACLPQLALGAESSKKMTRRIVSVGGGLTEIIYALGAEKELVGVDTTSLYPEAATKLPSVGYARALSSEGILALSPTLVLATEDAGPPAVLRQVGTAGVPVSILSANDKFEGVIERIQHVGRLIERSAQASQLESQLRQDWQRALAPILARKTSAPRVLFILSHSPAQIMVGGRKTSADAMIAYAGARNAVDGFDGFKPLTPEAVIAAQPDIVLFTEQGMGVVGGVDGALKLPGLAQTPAGQKRRMVALEAMFMLGFGPRLPQALSALDQLLTKAMQG from the coding sequence ATGTTTGATTTATTTAACGAGCAAAATGAGGGCATGCCCCAGTCGCGCCGTCATTTTTTAAACCAGATTGGTGCGGCGTTTGCAATAGCTTGTTTGCCGCAGTTGGCTTTGGGCGCAGAATCCAGCAAGAAAATGACGCGCCGCATTGTCAGCGTCGGTGGCGGGCTCACGGAAATTATTTATGCCCTAGGCGCTGAAAAAGAACTGGTGGGGGTAGATACCACATCGCTCTATCCGGAAGCAGCGACAAAGTTGCCCAGTGTAGGCTATGCCAGGGCGCTTTCCAGCGAAGGCATTCTGGCTTTGAGCCCAACGCTGGTGCTTGCCACAGAGGACGCAGGCCCCCCGGCAGTCCTGCGTCAGGTGGGTACGGCAGGTGTGCCCGTGTCTATATTGTCTGCCAACGACAAGTTTGAAGGGGTGATAGAGCGCATTCAGCATGTAGGGAGGCTGATAGAACGAAGCGCTCAGGCCAGTCAGTTGGAGTCGCAGTTAAGGCAAGACTGGCAGCGTGCACTTGCGCCAATTCTCGCACGCAAAACATCTGCACCACGAGTGTTGTTTATTTTGTCGCATAGTCCGGCGCAGATCATGGTGGGCGGTAGAAAAACTAGCGCCGACGCCATGATTGCCTATGCAGGCGCGCGCAATGCCGTGGACGGCTTTGACGGCTTTAAACCATTAACACCAGAAGCCGTGATTGCTGCGCAGCCAGACATTGTACTGTTCACCGAGCAGGGCATGGGTGTGGTCGGCGGGGTCGATGGTGCATTGAAATTACCTGGCCTGGCGCAGACGCCAGCCGGGCAAAAACGCCGTATGGTGGCATTAGAAGCCATGTTCATGCTGGGGTTTGGCCCACGCTTGCCGCAAGCCTTGTCAGCGCTGGACCAGTTACTCACCAAGGCCATGCAAGGCTAG